The Theobroma cacao cultivar B97-61/B2 chromosome 2, Criollo_cocoa_genome_V2, whole genome shotgun sequence genome includes the window ggcatgtaacaactcaatttttcaacatgacataTAACAACTAAATCTTCAATATAACGTaaaacaattatatttttcaacatgacatataataatttacatttttcaacatgacatataataactaaatcttcAACATAATGTGTAACAACTAAGTTTTTCAAAATAGCatgtaataactaaattttaaacatggcgtataataactaaattttaaacatggcgtataataactaaatcttcAACATGGCGTATAACAAGTACATATTTCAACTTAGTgtgtaataactaaatttttaacatgacgtataacaactaaattttcaacataacgtgtaacaattattttcaacatgacgtataaaaattaaattttagaaCATGACATATAACACTACATTTTTCAACCTGGATgctaacaatattttttccaCAAAAAGCAATAAtaacattttcacaatatgcCGTGTAACAAATATTTAGAAAATGGTGTGTaataacatcatttttttgACATGCCGTGAAACAACTTTTTCAACTATGACATTTAACAATACATTATATAAGTTTAGCCTTTCACATATTTGCATATTTTGAGCAGAAGTTCACAGACATccaaaaattatacaaatccTGGTATATTAACACTTCATACAAATTATTAGTAAGTTAACATTTAATGAAAATAGCTAACATTTCACATACAAATCATCCACTTGGCTGATAGATTTAATTGTAAAGTGATGtgtttcattaaatttttgacACAACTGAAAGGTAGCCCAAGGCCTGCGAGTCATGGGAACTTTGACGCATTACTCATATCGCTCATGGAAACAACACTGAAATATGTCTCTGATGAACTCGATCAAAACAGTGATTGAAATTTGTCTTGCATGTTTCACACACGAAATAACACATTTTACGAAGTTCGATGTCATGAGTTAGTATCACCTTACCATTAATTGTGCACATGCCTATCTCTGAGGAGAGGAGAGCTAGATTGAAAAGGAGATGAAACATAACAGTGAAATTGAGGGAAAATTAGACgtaagatttaaatcaaaacaacgCCGTTTTAATAACATGCTAGGTCAGCTATCATATCATCAGCTCATGCGATTTTTCTGTTGCATGTGATATATGTTCTATTCACCAGTCAacttaatcattaattataaggaATCGAAAATGTTTAATTCTTGATTGTTACAATTGAAACATTTGGctcttaattgaaaaatgtgTCCAAACATTTAGTCTCAATTTAAACATTTGACTTACAATAAACTTTTATGATTAACGATTAATCTAATCAAAAtgtatttatcattttatatcatattGTCTggacatgatttttttttacatatcataattataattaacaaAGAACTAATATACTAATATGTAGATAATATGATATTACATGTTAATGTGGCATAAAAACATCCTCAtgtgatattttattttttacattagCATTAGATGAGtgtaaaatgacaagtattATTTTGCTAAtacaattaatcaatcattatttataaaaaattatttaacttaaaaataaaaatacaaaaatttaattcatacattgtaataattaaactgtaaaattttaataaaaaaatttattaagatGCCACGTGTCCAACTGTTGTCTTATCTATAAATAGTTAGGATTTACCTTTCAAGCCAAAAccctagaaaaaaaaaaagaaaaatcaacttCTTACAATGGTGTTGCTGGCCGGTGTCCTGCCGGAGCCTCTGTCCGCGTCGGGTCGGAGCTCCGAGAAGCTGAATCTACCGTCTCTCCAATCTAAAATGAAAACCGACCCAGAGGGGTACGAAACGGAGCTCCATCTCATCCACAGTCAATTCAATTCCGCTCTCGAGCTCTTCCAGCAGCAAGCGGCTCTCAACTTCTCCTCCATTACTGGCGTCGGTGCGGACCCAACCGTCGCCAAGGACCTCAGTGATCGTGCCATGTTCTTGTCCCATGTCACGCCGTTTTATCCCAAGCAGCTCGCCGAGTTCCCCTCCGATCTGGCCGCGTTTCTCAAATCATCAGCGCGGACTCTTCCCTCGGGGCTTAGATTCCACGTCACCCAAGCCCTCATTCTTCTCGTTAATCGGAAGGTGACGTGGAAAATTAGTTAGTTAGTTTTTGTTCCTACAATTATGAAAAGTTGAAGTCTTTTTTTGGTCACTCTATCTGGATGCTTTCAATTTGACTTGAAATGTGGACTTTTTTTTGGCAGATTATTGATATAAAGGACACTCTATCACTGTTCATGGAGTTACAGACACTAGGAGATAGGAATTTGAGGAAATTAGCATTTTCTCATGTTGTTCATAGTATCAGAAGAATGAATAAAAATCATAAGAACGAGGCTAAGAATCGCCCCCTCCAGAATATCTTGTTTGCATTATTGCAGGTTTTTGAACAATGCCATTTGAATTGGAGCTTTCctgttttaaaaaatgttagttttttctttttttctataaatattttcaatgtgTTTTATAGCAAGAAGATGAAGCAAGAGCGAAAAGGTCTCTTATTACTTTATGTGAACTTCATCGAAGAAAGGTTTGGTTTGATGACAGAACAGCAAATGCTATTTGTATGGCATGTTTTCACTCATCATCCAGGTATGTGTGAACTTTTGTATGGTTGATATCTGTTGTTTTAGCTGGTTAGTTCAAGTGAGTACATTTATGTGCTTGAATTTCACAGAATAATGATTGCTGCACTTTCGTTTCTCCTTGATTATGAGAAGattgaaaatgatgatgatgatagtgaTGCTTCAAGTAGTGAAGATGAAATGACACAAAAACCTCAAGTTGTCATCAGCAAAGAAGCTGTCTACAAGGTTATTTGCATCCTGTGAtttattttctgttttcttctttgtacCATTCTTGTAAAGTTATTATAATTAGTGCTAGCTAAGTGAAGTTTCCTTGATTCTCCCACGGATTTTATGCTTAAAATACTCTTAGCTTTTGTGGAGAtatgttaatatatttaaattttaggtgaatgaaaaaaaatgatctcTACGGCTGATGAATTGAACTTCAATGCCTGACAGTTTGTGtcagttgttttaagaaaagtagTTGCTTTCAGTTTTACCTTTGATTCTAAGATGTGTGATTGgtgttataatattatgtTGTATTAAATTTTAGGCACACCATAAGGGCACAGCTGCTagcaagaagaaaaagaaagcaaaattaCAACGTGCTATTCGTACCATGAAAAGGCAGCAACGCCTGTCATCAGAAACTAGCACTTCTAGTTATTATTCACCCCTAAACCATCTAAAAGATGCTCAGGTTTTGCCCTCTTTACACATTTTATTTAGTCAATTTTGCTGTGATTTCAATTCTgtagaaatttcaaaattctcttTTGCACACAGGGATTTGTTGAAAAGCTATTTTCTCGCCTTCAAACCTGCAATGAACGATTTGAGGTGAATGCTTTTCCTGATATTTCTAATGTGGCAGATTTTACTCTAACTCGTGTGACTTATAATACTTTCTGTAGCAGTCATAGTGTTTTCATTTCTGTTAACCTACCtgttagtttttatatttctttggCAAACTGGAGCTTCTGTGTATTGCATTATAACTCTGTTCGATAACATTTTATGTCTAACTGATGGCAATAGGAGTTTTAGGTTAAGTTCTATATGGTTTGCTTTcacattaattaattcttatatttAAATTGCCTCATTCATTGCAAGTCTCCTCTGTTGTTTACTTCAGGTTAaaatgatgatgttgaaagtGATTGCTAGAACAGTTGGACTTCACCATTTGATATTACTAAATTTCTATCCGTTCCTTCAGAGATATGTTCAGGTATGCTATCTTGTTGAAGTgttcttatttaaaattaaatgtaaCTGCCTGGTTAATAGGAGGCAACTATATTCTTCTCTGCAGCCTCACCAAAAAGATATCACTAATTTACTTGCAGCAGCGGTTCAGGCATGTCATGACATGGTATGGTTTTCCATTGATTGTTTGAATCTTTTTTTCCtgaactttttttattttcactttttttcttcccttctTTCTTTAGCTTTCTCTGATTTCCTGCCATCTATTCAATCTTGTCTAAGCAGGTTCCTCCTGATGCAGTTGAGCCATTATTCAAACAAATAGTAAATCAATTTGTACATGACCGTTCACGTCCAGAGGTAATGCATATGACTTAAAAGCTGTTTatatatctttctttttttgggttactgattgattaaatttttgcTTATTGTTCTAGGCCATTGCTGTTGGAATGAACGTGATAAGGGAAATATGTTTGCGCATGCCATTGGTAACTATCTATGTCAATTTGTTTCGGAATCCactgaatttattttatttcattagtGGATTCACTTATACGTACTGTATTACTTAGAATTTGTTAAAACAATCACTTGTTTCTTGTTACTAGTTGATGACTGAAGATTTGCTGCAAGATCTTGCATTGTATAAAAAATCACATGAGAAAGCAGTTTCAGCAGCAGCTCGCTCACTAATTACTTTGTTTAGAGAGGTATACCATTGTCTTTCCATACTTTTCTACTTGCTTGCTTCTCTAATTGTCTGTTGTCTTTGTTCTTCATAAACCTTGACTGCATATTTCTCCATTTTTATATTGTCAGGTTTGCCCTTCACTACTGGTTAAGAAAGATCGTGGACGCCCAGTGGACCCTAAGGCAAGACCAAGGGCATATGGAGAAGTCAATGTCCTTAGCAATGTTCCTGACATTGAATTATTGGAACATGAAGATGAAATTGATGGCAGTAGGGATGATGAAAATAGTGATGATGCTGCATCTATAAGTTCTGATGATGGCAATGAAAACAGTGACGGTGAAGAAAGCCAGTATACTGCAGAAGATGGAAGTGAGGATGAGGACATAGTggatgaagaagatgatgagAATGATAGTATTGATGAGGACGAGAGTGATATTGGTGATGCTGATGAGGAGGACAATGATGATGAGGACAAGGTTGAGACAGAGGAGGTGGAAGCTGAAGAGGATGATGACTATGAAGAAGTTACTGATTCTTCTAGGCCTAGTGACGGTGCTGGAGATGGTGGAAATGAAGATAAAACGTCAAAAGCAAGTAAGAGAAAATTGTCTGATTTTGAGGGACAACTTATTGCTGCTGATACAAGTCTTCGAGCTTTAAAGAGGTTGGCAGAAGCAAAGATGAGCCATACTTCATCAGACTCAACAGATGGTATTCTTTCTGATGAGCATTTCCGAAGGATCAAGGAACTTAAGGTATATTAAATTTGTTCTGACAGATCTATAAGCTCAAGTTGACACCAAAGGTGTGACCTTGTGCAGATCTAGAAGTTAATTCATAACTGCTTTTAATATACTTTGTTAACACTAGTTTGGACatagtaaaataatttatttttagggggttcttcatttattttattaggcTAAGAAGGAAGCAAAGACTGCTTTGGCTCGACAAGGGTTTAAGATTCCAAGTTCTGATCAACTGAGTTTTAAACGAGTGGATCCTGCAAAGCTTGAAGTATGTCTTCTCTGTCTTTATTGATAAGTACACTTCTCTAGTTAAGGGCTGGTCCTAGAAACATATATTGACGAAAGTTTTTATATGTGCTTCATAGGCCCATGTTCGACTCAGGCTTAGCAAGGAGGAAAGACTGGCATTAGTCAAAGCCGGAAGGGAGGACAGAGGGCAGTACCAGGCTCGAACCGCTGTAAAACAGaaaaaggtattttgggtGCTTTTACAATTTATAGGCCTGTTTTCCAGGCtgtaagcaagtcaaatataGTAACCATTTTTAGCATTCCATGCTTCGCTGCTTGAATTTTAGTTTCTTCAAGGGCACAGCGTTTTGTTGAATTATTGATCCATTTAGATGTCGAATATGTAGCACTTTCTATTTAGATGTTTATATCGTATTACATTTAAAGTTTTCCCTTTTCAACTTGCTGAGTATAAGAATTTTGGTTTACCTTAAGATAACGAGTCTTTGTGGTTGAGAACTTAAAATGCGATCTAAATCAAGCCACTGGCTGGATCTTTCAATTAATCTGATTATCATGTTTGTTCCTTCTGTCTTGTTGTGAACAGACGGGTGGTCTAAGCAACCGTCAGAAAGAACACAAGAAGGTTATGCCGTTTGCTGCAAAGAAGGCCAAGGCTCAAAGGTCTCGACAAGAGAAAGGTAAGAAGAGGCAACGTTCTGGCAAACAGTTCCGTGGGAAGAAAGTGTGGAAATGAGGAAGGCATGCATAGTATTTTCCATAGAAGACGGTGGGCGGGTTCAAAGTTGATCATTGGTGTTCCTTTTTTGTCTGTTGCCGCAAAGAAGGCCAGGGGTCAAAGATCTCGACTAGAGAAAGGTGAGAAGAGGCAACGTTCTGGCAAACAGTTCCGCGGGAAGAACGCATGGAGAGGAGGAACGCATGCATAGTGTTTCCGTTGAAGTTGATCATTGGTGTTccgttttaattttatttgtaattattCTCTCTTCACTAGGCGAGAATAGTGTTATTATGGCTTTGACGTGTTACATGTCGGTGGCATTtgtcttttgttttccttGGACATGTTGCAATTATCGTGTCGTAGTTCATATTTGTCGTAATTTTTGGCATTTATTGGCAATAATGCCTATTGCAGTCTGGGTTTGATAGCAAATGGAATGGAATGGTCCTACTAATTCCATCTTTATTCTCAATGCACGTGGAGGCTTTGACATCACGCATGCTCTTCTCTCTCCCAAATCAAACTTAGCACTGCATGTTGAATGCAACAATCCCACGTTCAATGATGTACCAATGCAATGCGTACATGAAGCcttaaatgcaaaataataTGTCTCTCCAAGCGCCAGCTGAAGGTGAATGTACGAGGGCTTTacccattttcttttcttttatttctttttttttaaaaaatacttgGTTCTTAATCTTGTCCGATGTTAGGCGGCTGCATTCACATGCATCAATCAATTTCTATGCATCCGATGGTTCTGGAAATCAGTCCATATTGCGTATTCTTACCTCTCAATTGGGGCCATAAACAGAATCTGTTTAATTTAAACCAATTAGATATCAAAGGTAAGGTCAAGATTTATAAGTTATCTTATAGGGTAATTCCTATGCTATGCTATtgatcaaaataaaagaaataatacgCTCATCTCTTTTGGGGATAACTGCCCAGTGGAAGCGCATCTGCCTAGCTACATAACAAATTACAACCTGACTCCGTAATTGCACCCCAAATAAGCTCATTTATAACTTAAGCTACATCTACATTTCTTGAGTCCtggcatcatcatcatcatcatcatagaCAAGAGACGGGTGGGAAAAAACAGAAATAAACAATACCCAAAATATAGCCAAGCAAGCAGAGCCAAAATGCAGCTTACTCTTCGACCAAATACGAGGGTGAATCACTACTCTGGCCAAATATATCAGGGATTCCATCCCacttccttttctctcttgCTTCCCAGTATCCTCCGATATAATGATAACAACCATCTTCATCCTTCCGGAACCATCTTGGCTGCCATCCTCTCTCTTGTAATTTCCTCGCCTGAAGCAcagtaaaataattaaatcaaatgatTTATCTGCTGAAATAAATGCAAAGCTAaagctctttctttctcaaaaAGCAGCGTGCAATGGTAACAGATTAGACCAGAGAGTAAAATGGAGTCAGTTTGGGATCCTTAATCACACTACCAAGGTCTGAGGATTATTCTTAACTCATACATTGTAATCTAATAAAGCAAAacaaataccaaaaaaaacaaagataataaaatatagttTAAGCTCAATGAACAAGCAACTAGTGGTTGTCAAAGCCAAGCTCCAAAAAATCATTTCTTGTATATGTCCCAAGTACCTATGTAAGTCCAGAGCCTATGGCCATTAATTGCTGAACTCAAAAATAAACATTGTAAGAATATATACCTGTCTCTGTAACTGCTCCAACCTCAGCTTCTCTGCATTTGCCATTTCATATTCTCCATTCTCTAAGTGTCTCTGGTCTGGCCTCAGTCTTGAGTCGGTTGGAGGTAATTTCTCCAATAAACCAGGAGTCAATTCATTTAAGGATATTGCAAAAGGGGTAAGATTGTATCTTGTCTTAGTAATGGATTTGTCTCTTTCCCAAAGCAACACAGCTTCTGTCATTGGATCATACCCTTTTGGCTTCGTAGTTGGATCTCCTAGCACATAATACATAGCTTCATCCCATTTCCCCACCAACATGGCAACCTTCTCTCCCGTCCTATTATCTTGCACAAATCCATGAACCTGAAATTATTGAGAGAAACCGTCAATTTATTCCTTTTCTAATCATGGCCAATCAGAACAGTGGTTAATCACCTTAGTACTTGAGTTTGTCATTGTGATTAATGTCAACAAGGTTTTCAAACAGCTGTGAGCAACTTTGGCATGAGCACCAAAATTGCTTCCAGTGTCATCCTATGAAACTTTTGCACCTTTTTGGCCAACTGAAACCATTTTGAACTTgatttgttaatattttagGGATAGAAGCAAATATGTAATAACAATCTGAACCAACATCTGAATTATTGTTTAGAACTGCTTCCAAAATTTTGGTATTGTGATAATAGCGTGGACATTTCTACTTACACAAAGCAAATCAAACGTGAACTCGTCCATCTACGAGCGGAAGTGGAAACTATGGTAAAATATGGAAAATATTTAATGAAGCATGTTTTACCCATTCATTATGGAGTAGAAATTATGACCTGATGGGGATTTCGATCTATGATAGACTGCTCCTTGAACTTGAGCTTGCAAGAGTAATTGCCACTGCCTCTGATGCGCATGGTGCCATAGTGATCACAATAGATTTTACCAAGAATAATATTGTATATGGAAGTCGTAACTTTGCTCCACTGAAAAGTCTCTCCATCCTCGAACTGCAGGGTTAGGACACCAACAGGATCAAGTTGAATGGATCTTCCCCAAAATTTGCCTTTGAGATTGGAGTCTGCCCAGAATTTCCATCCTCTACCCTCACAGTGGCAGGCGACAATCACTGGGTGGTGACTCACCTGAATGCAAGCAGCCCAAATTGTTAGATCTAATATGTCCTATGACTACCACCTCACCTATTTCAACAACAATGAGATAACAAAAAGGCTCTTTATCTTTCCATCAGTTGTTATCATTCATTCAGCCAATAACCAGCTAGTCCAACATATAGATAGTGCTTAGGTGAGAAAAATAGTGCACCTTTTCAGAGAAAAAACGAAGTCCTTTATCGGGATAGTCAGCCTCATAGGTCTCCCCAAGAAGAGGATTGAAGGGCTTGCACTGTCGACCTTCTGTGGATGCATAGCCAGATACGGCAAAAGCCGCAACATTTAGAATTCTCATCAAGTCATTTTCCTGCACCATGTCAACAACGACTGGCAATCAATTATAATGTAAATAAACTCATTAAAGAGCTGCTATAAATTCCTTATGCATAGCCTCTAAGAATAAAACTTATACACCATGGCAACCGTTAGACATACAGCACCAAGAAAATAAGCAAGACTTTATTTCTAGACAAAGTTAGAAACAGACAAGAACCCAAATGCCATTGCATCCTTTAGGAGAATCTTCCATGTTAATTTAATGTCCAATAAAACAAGATATATGATAACGTGGAATTGAATTACAAACCTGcaactaaaattttaaagcatGAAAATAGCGAAAGAACTTGGAAAGAAATGCATCACAAACATGGTCTTTTCCAAAAATTCCGTAGATATTATATAGCATTCAGTGACCATAATATAGGTTAATCAAATGCTAGTGAAGCCAGGTAAATATAGAAAATGTTGTAGAAAATGTCAGAAAGCAATAGTAGTGCCAGACATGCCGAAAGCCATTCGAGAAAAGGGGAGGCAGCTGcaagttttttttctctttttgataTTTCTTTTCCAAACCCCTTGATATTATAATGCTAACAGTTTTGTTTGTGAGAAGAAAACAATAAAGCATAATGTAGAAGAAATCCACAGGCATCTCCCAGAAAAAGTTCAGATTATTCCAGCCTGATCTTACTTAAAAAAGGTAATGATCAGAATATGCATGAAAACAAGAGGATAGATAGTTCAGTATGGAAAAATGATTAGCTTCGGTCTTATTTACATCTTTGGTCTTGTAAATCATATCTTTATATTCTTTCATGATGCTAAGAGACTATGCaaagttaataattaattCACTGCTCTTTCCGACCTAGCATCCAAAAGCAAATTCAGGGTCATCCTTTGACTTGCTGGATTTTTGATGGCCAACCACATTTGAAAAGTATGATTGACCAGATCTCATTCACTATACTGCTTTTAACTCTTATAAGGGCTTGAGAATAGGGGTGTGCAAATGCAGACCGAACCAAACCGAAGTgagtttggttttttttattcagTTAGTTCGGTTTTTTGATTTATTCAGTTAGGGTAGTTCGGTTATTAGAGTTAATTCGGTTCGGTTTCAGTTAGGAATTTTCTTAACCGAACTAACCGAACTTGAGTAAGGGTATAATGGAGTTTTCGCATGGGAAATAAATCATAAactatttgttatttttatccattttttttattatttgttgttTGTATGTGTATCCATCTTATTTATTCTGATTgtttatcatcatttttaatatttttgcagtattaatttataaaaaaaaacaacataaataaatatatacaaacaaaaaaaaaagaaatttctcaaGTTCGGTTTTTGGAAATCGAACCGAACTAACCAAATTAATTCAGTTTTGGTTAGTTCGGTTACTTGTGGAATTCAGTTCGGTTTCGGTTATTTTTAAACATGAGTTTGGTTAGTTCGGTTATTAGATATCCAAAACCGAACTAACCGAAATAACCGTTTGCTCTACCCAACTTAAGAAGGCTTCATAATATCTTGTATTTCTCCTAATGTCTGTTCAGTCTACTCTTACCCCATAGAAAAGGTTTAAAGAAAGGGTAGCATCTATATTATCATCTATAGCAAGAGTTCCCAAAGCAGGTAATCTGCAAAAAGCTCCAAGCCAAATAAGAAATGGAAGGTGGGACTGATGTTTATTGCACAGCAGAGTGAGTGTAGGGAACGTCTTTGTATAAATTgcatatacaaataaaaacaacctCTCATAAGCAGTAGAAGGTTGCCCTTTCAAAAAAGCTATTAAAGCATTcaaatcttaaaatatttcaaagaaGCAACCAATCAAGCTTCTAAACTAAGGGTCAGGGTTTATTTATACAGCAAGTTTCAAATGATAGTGCATAAGAGATACCTAACAGGAAAAAGGATCTTTCCATtatttctttccttcattctttcttttctcggcttttttattgttttcctttttttggttAGAGGAGAAACAAATAGTTAAAGAGTCGGTGATACAGATAACCAGAAAAGGTCACTAAACAACTGCTAATGGTAAAGGAGACCATCTTCAAAAACATAGACACTGACTCCAAAATTTAAACCCTAAAGGAATATCGACAACTTCTGATAAGCTAATCTACATAAGGCCAGCACATAGTCTACCTGGATTAAAATGAAACTAGCAGATCATGCTTTAAAACTTCTTTGCCACAAAAGAAAGCAGAGCTGAGGACCTGACCTGCTTTCCCCATTCCAAGGCTTGATCAACCAAGTATGAATACTCCAAATCCTCAAAGCATTTTTGCAGTGAAGAGAGTGGCTCATTAAAATACACAGGAAGACAGACCCCAGATAAATCCTTTCCGATATTGTCCTTGATAATAGACCACAAGCCAACTGGCTTCTCTTTCTCCTTTGGTTCTGGCAGGTTTTCCCTCCTTTTGACATAAGGATATCGAATGATCCTGATTTCCTTTTCAGGCCCGCACAAACGATCAGAAAAGAAAGCATCTTTATCATATATACAGCCCTTCCCAGTTTCCCTACACCGATAAGAAGCACTTCTTAGAGCTTCTGAAGACAAAAAGTCatttgtatcaaaatataTTCCATCATCTTCATCTGTTTCAACATCTGCGCCATCTTGACTTTCATTATCTGCATCGGATTCAGTTGCACTGCCCTCTGACATGACAGAGTAGAAATCTGCAACATGAGGAAGGCAAGAGAGTTGCTAAACTTCAAAATCTATAACGGTAGTTAACGCATAGAACCTTAGCTAGCAGGAAACTCTTCCAAAATGTAAAAAGTCTCTTTTGTAAGTAATTTAGCTGAATTTCCTGCAATCAAGCAAGCAATTATGTGGCAAGCCCTTAGAGAATTATAAAATAGTATTAATTTACCCACAAATGCAGTTATTCAAGATTTAACCAATGTTACCAACAGAATATCAGTTCAAGcaagattaataatttaagacgAAAAATTGTTTATTACAATTAAATGCAAAACTAACCACTAAATCGTCGCCCTTGTCCACAATATGACTCACGTTCCTTTGTTTCATCAACTACTGTAGTTTCGAGCTCTATTTTCTCTGTCtgaaaaacaagttagaagGCAGATATTAGACCTCAAAAAGCaagaaattttattctttagaCTTTCTTCATATTGAAGAAAAGGTTAACATAATATTATAAGACACTTCAGAAATCAGAATATTTGAgtaaaaatcacaaaatcacCTATTCAAAAACAAGGGAGATGTTTGGTACTATACAAGCCTAGAAGGACTTCAACAAGCAAGCTAGAACAAAAAGGACAGAGAGATTGGAAGCCTAGTAGAATATCTGGTAATTTATTCATGCATGGTAACATGCTAACA containing:
- the LOC18609627 gene encoding protein SDA1 homolog; the protein is MVLLAGVLPEPLSASGRSSEKLNLPSLQSKMKTDPEGYETELHLIHSQFNSALELFQQQAALNFSSITGVGADPTVAKDLSDRAMFLSHVTPFYPKQLAEFPSDLAAFLKSSARTLPSGLRFHVTQALILLVNRKIIDIKDTLSLFMELQTLGDRNLRKLAFSHVVHSIRRMNKNHKNEAKNRPLQNILFALLQQEDEARAKRSLITLCELHRRKVWFDDRTANAICMACFHSSSRIMIAALSFLLDYEKIENDDDDSDASSSEDEMTQKPQVVISKEAVYKAHHKGTAASKKKKKAKLQRAIRTMKRQQRLSSETSTSSYYSPLNHLKDAQGFVEKLFSRLQTCNERFEVKMMMLKVIARTVGLHHLILLNFYPFLQRYVQPHQKDITNLLAAAVQACHDMVPPDAVEPLFKQIVNQFVHDRSRPEAIAVGMNVIREICLRMPLLMTEDLLQDLALYKKSHEKAVSAAARSLITLFREVCPSLLVKKDRGRPVDPKARPRAYGEVNVLSNVPDIELLEHEDEIDGSRDDENSDDAASISSDDGNENSDGEESQYTAEDGSEDEDIVDEEDDENDSIDEDESDIGDADEEDNDDEDKVETEEVEAEEDDDYEEVTDSSRPSDGAGDGGNEDKTSKASKRKLSDFEGQLIAADTSLRALKRLAEAKMSHTSSDSTDGILSDEHFRRIKELKAKKEAKTALARQGFKIPSSDQLSFKRVDPAKLEAHVRLRLSKEERLALVKAGREDRGQYQARTAVKQKKTGGLSNRQKEHKKVMPFAAKKAKAQRSRQEKGKKRQRSGKQFRGKKVWK
- the LOC18609628 gene encoding oxysterol-binding protein-related protein 1D, with the translated sequence MNPLCCIAPVSIDRDRANPVVAKSSPQCQLSIETSIRTVNYSSKPSFSSQVSSINADTDKSSPSVTNHPSAALFDEPIIGEGTAVHGVAGILYKWVNYGKGWRSRWFVLEDGVLSYYKVHGPDKILMSPAREKSVRVIGEDSVRYMRKANWSSNRVNSAVTRCKPFGEIHLKVSSIRASKSDDKRLTIFTGTKTLHLRCVSREDRTAWIEALVAAKDLFPRVLSSNDFQPSEDVVISTEKLRSRLLQEGMGEAVIKDCESIMLLELSEMQNQLKSLQRKHIILLETLRQLETEKIELETTVVDETKERESYCGQGRRFSDFYSVMSEGSATESDADNESQDGADVETDEDDGIYFDTNDFLSSEALRSASYRCRETGKGCIYDKDAFFSDRLCGPEKEIRIIRYPYVKRRENLPEPKEKEKPVGLWSIIKDNIGKDLSGVCLPVYFNEPLSSLQKCFEDLEYSYLVDQALEWGKQENDLMRILNVAAFAVSGYASTEGRQCKPFNPLLGETYEADYPDKGLRFFSEKVSHHPVIVACHCEGRGWKFWADSNLKGKFWGRSIQLDPVGVLTLQFEDGETFQWSKVTTSIYNIILGKIYCDHYGTMRIRGSGNYSCKLKFKEQSIIDRNPHQVHGFVQDNRTGEKVAMLVGKWDEAMYYVLGDPTTKPKGYDPMTEAVLLWERDKSITKTRYNLTPFAISLNELTPGLLEKLPPTDSRLRPDQRHLENGEYEMANAEKLRLEQLQRQARKLQERGWQPRWFRKDEDGCYHYIGGYWEAREKRKWDGIPDIFGQSSDSPSYLVEE